One part of the Flavobacterium johnsoniae UW101 genome encodes these proteins:
- the folB gene encoding dihydroneopterin aldolase — translation MGVIKLKNIRTFSYHGCLIEEGKIGSDYTVDLKIKTNLQKSAETDHLLDTVDYVHLNKIVAEEMAIRSHLLEHVAKRINIRVLAEIEMVVKTTVWVSKINPPIGGDVESVTIKMTETRK, via the coding sequence ATGGGAGTTATAAAACTGAAAAATATCCGTACTTTTTCTTACCACGGATGTTTAATTGAAGAAGGAAAAATAGGATCTGATTATACTGTAGATCTAAAAATTAAAACTAATTTACAGAAATCAGCAGAAACAGATCATCTTTTAGACACGGTAGATTATGTTCATTTGAACAAAATTGTAGCAGAAGAAATGGCAATTCGTTCGCATTTATTGGAACATGTAGCCAAAAGAATCAATATTCGTGTACTGGCAGAGATAGAAATGGTAGTAAAAACTACAGTTTGGGTTTCTAAAATTAATCCACCTATTGGTGGTGATGTTGAGTCAGTTACTATAAAAATGACGGAAACCAGAA